The following proteins are encoded in a genomic region of Corynebacterium atypicum:
- a CDS encoding DUF3566 domain-containing protein — MAQREVVLTRVSPTAAFRVSLALSLVGLVAWIVCVCILYAVLALAGVWDNVNAVIGGVGGDGVIGFGMVLSLSALGGAVVALMTTALAPVTALIYNAVVDLFGGLVLEVQQNN; from the coding sequence ATGGCGCAGCGCGAAGTAGTACTCACCAGGGTCTCACCGACGGCCGCGTTCCGGGTCTCGCTGGCCCTATCGCTTGTTGGCCTCGTCGCATGGATCGTGTGCGTGTGCATCCTCTATGCGGTGTTGGCCTTAGCCGGGGTGTGGGACAACGTCAACGCCGTGATCGGCGGCGTGGGCGGCGACGGGGTCATTGGCTTTGGCATGGTGTTGAGCCTGTCGGCGCTCGGAGGCGCCGTAGTGGCGCTGATGACTACCGCGCTCGCCCCAGTTACTGCGTTGATCTATAACGCGGTGGTGGACCTGTTTGGTGGCTTAGTGCTGGAGGTTCAGCAAAACAACTAG
- a CDS encoding TetR family transcriptional regulator, giving the protein MTAIKLTAEQLLAIADALAERQPVHVRSFAALAGAAAVPGARFEGIPVFDTAAAAAAALADAIVRLAPLTAHNEEFAQVAYEVYLKWSARN; this is encoded by the coding sequence GTGACCGCGATCAAGCTCACCGCGGAGCAGCTGCTGGCCATCGCCGACGCGCTGGCCGAGCGCCAACCTGTCCACGTGCGTAGCTTCGCGGCACTAGCCGGCGCAGCCGCCGTCCCGGGAGCACGGTTCGAAGGGATTCCCGTCTTTGATACCGCCGCGGCAGCCGCAGCGGCCCTGGCCGATGCGATTGTCCGATTAGCCCCGCTCACCGCCCACAATGAGGAATTTGCGCAGGTGGCCTACGAGGTCTACCTGAAGTGGAGCGCTCGCAACTAG
- the gyrA gene encoding DNA gyrase subunit A has protein sequence MSDDDLLSHDRIHPIDINEEMETSYIDYAMSVIVGRALPEVRDGLKPVHRRILYAMFDSGYRPERGYVKSARPVSDTMGQFHPHGDSAIYDTLVRLAQSWNMRYPLVDGQGNFGSPGNDGPAAMRYTECKLTPLAMEMVRDIREDTVDFSPNYDGKTQEPDVLPSRVPNLLMNGSGGIAVGMATNIPPHNLNELADAIYWLLAHPEAGEKAALDACMERVKGPDFPTAGLIVGDQGIKDAYTTGRGSIRMRGQTTIEQEGNRQIIVITELPFQVNPDNLIQSIAEQVTSGKLAGISKIEDESSDRVGMRIVITLKRDAVPRVVLNNLYKHSQLQTNFGANMLSIVDGVPRTLRLDEMLRYYVAHQIEVIVRRTQFRLNKAEERAHILRGLVKALDALDEVIALIRRSQTVDIAREGLMELLDVDQVQADHILAMQLRRLAALERQKIIDELAEVEREIADLKDILASPERQRSIVREELEEIVEKYGDERRTQIVAATGEVSEEDLIARENVVATITSTGYAKRTKVDAYRSQKRGGKGVRGAELKQDDVVRHFFVCSTHDWLLFFTNFGRVYRLKAYELPEASRTARGQHVANLLEFQPEERIAQVIQIQSYQDAPYLVLATAQGRVKKSRLADYESNRSGGLIAINLNDGDRLIGVALCEEDDDLLLVSEEGQAIRFTADDEQLRPMGRATAGVKGMRFRGDDQLLAMCVVRDGEYLLVATSGGYGKRTAMSEYSVQGRGGLGVVTFKYTPKRGKLVGALAVDTNDEIFAITTSGGVIRTEVAQIRPSARATMGVRLVDLDKNVQLFAIDKNVEHEGEEEAEAVAKGDVAGPADKQKDQQTMIEGMPGVESGADHDQD, from the coding sequence ATGAGCGACGACGATCTGCTCAGCCACGACCGCATCCATCCCATCGATATCAACGAGGAGATGGAGACCAGCTACATCGACTACGCGATGAGCGTCATCGTCGGCCGTGCGCTACCCGAAGTCCGCGACGGGCTCAAACCCGTGCACCGGCGCATCCTCTACGCCATGTTCGACTCCGGCTACCGGCCCGAGCGCGGCTACGTCAAGTCCGCCCGCCCGGTATCGGACACCATGGGGCAGTTCCACCCCCACGGCGACAGCGCCATCTATGACACCCTGGTTCGGCTCGCCCAGAGCTGGAACATGCGGTACCCGCTTGTCGACGGCCAGGGCAACTTCGGCTCACCGGGCAACGACGGCCCCGCCGCCATGCGCTACACCGAGTGCAAGCTGACGCCGCTGGCCATGGAAATGGTTCGCGATATCCGCGAGGACACCGTCGACTTCTCGCCGAACTACGATGGCAAGACCCAAGAGCCGGACGTGCTGCCTTCGCGGGTGCCTAACCTGCTGATGAACGGCTCGGGCGGCATCGCCGTCGGCATGGCTACCAACATCCCGCCGCACAACCTCAACGAGCTGGCAGACGCCATTTACTGGCTGCTGGCCCACCCCGAGGCCGGCGAGAAGGCGGCGCTCGACGCCTGCATGGAACGCGTCAAGGGGCCAGATTTCCCCACCGCGGGGCTGATCGTCGGTGATCAGGGCATCAAAGACGCGTATACCACGGGCCGCGGCTCGATACGCATGCGCGGGCAGACCACCATCGAGCAGGAAGGTAACCGGCAGATCATCGTGATCACCGAGCTGCCCTTCCAGGTCAACCCCGACAACCTCATTCAGTCGATCGCCGAGCAGGTCACCAGCGGCAAGCTTGCCGGCATTTCCAAGATCGAGGACGAATCGTCCGATCGCGTCGGCATGCGCATCGTCATTACGCTCAAGCGCGACGCCGTGCCGCGGGTGGTGCTGAACAACCTGTACAAGCACTCGCAGCTGCAGACCAACTTCGGCGCCAACATGCTCTCTATCGTCGACGGCGTGCCGCGCACCCTGCGTCTTGACGAGATGCTGCGCTACTACGTCGCCCACCAAATCGAGGTCATCGTTCGGCGCACCCAGTTCCGTTTGAACAAGGCCGAGGAGCGCGCGCACATCCTGCGCGGCTTGGTCAAGGCCCTCGACGCGCTCGATGAGGTCATCGCGCTTATCCGGCGCTCGCAGACCGTGGACATCGCCCGCGAGGGGCTGATGGAGCTTCTCGACGTCGACCAAGTCCAGGCCGACCACATCCTGGCCATGCAGCTGCGGCGGCTGGCGGCCTTGGAGCGGCAGAAGATCATCGACGAGTTGGCCGAGGTGGAGCGCGAGATCGCTGACCTTAAGGACATTTTGGCCAGCCCCGAGCGCCAGCGCAGCATCGTGCGCGAGGAGCTCGAGGAGATCGTGGAGAAGTATGGTGACGAGCGGCGCACGCAGATCGTCGCCGCCACCGGCGAGGTATCGGAAGAGGATCTGATCGCCCGCGAGAACGTCGTGGCAACGATCACTTCAACCGGCTACGCCAAGCGCACTAAGGTGGACGCCTACCGCTCGCAGAAGCGCGGCGGCAAGGGGGTGCGCGGCGCCGAACTGAAGCAAGATGACGTGGTGCGGCACTTCTTTGTGTGCTCGACGCACGATTGGCTGCTGTTTTTCACCAACTTCGGCCGGGTGTACCGCCTCAAGGCCTACGAGCTTCCGGAGGCCAGCCGCACTGCCCGCGGGCAGCACGTGGCTAACCTGCTGGAATTCCAGCCGGAAGAACGCATCGCCCAGGTCATTCAGATTCAGTCCTACCAGGACGCCCCCTACCTGGTGCTGGCCACGGCACAGGGTCGGGTGAAGAAGTCCCGGTTGGCTGATTACGAGTCCAACCGTTCCGGAGGGCTCATCGCCATCAATCTGAATGACGGCGACCGATTGATCGGGGTGGCGCTGTGCGAGGAGGACGACGACTTGCTGCTGGTCTCCGAGGAAGGCCAGGCAATCCGGTTCACCGCCGACGACGAACAGTTGCGTCCGATGGGCCGAGCGACTGCCGGCGTGAAGGGCATGCGCTTCCGCGGCGACGACCAGCTGCTGGCCATGTGCGTGGTGCGCGACGGCGAGTACCTACTCGTGGCCACCTCTGGTGGCTACGGAAAACGCACCGCGATGAGCGAGTACTCCGTGCAAGGACGCGGCGGGCTCGGTGTGGTCACGTTCAAGTACACCCCGAAGCGCGGCAAGCTTGTCGGTGCGCTTGCGGTCGATACGAACGACGAGATCTTTGCGATCACGACGTCCGGCGGCGTTATCCGCACCGAGGTCGCCCAGATTCGGCCGTCCGCGCGGGCCACGATGGGTGTGCGCCTGGTGGACCTGGACAAGAACGTCCAGCTCTTTGCCATCGATAAGAACGTCGAGCACGAGGGCGAAGAGGAGGCTGAGGCCGTGGCCAAGGGTGATGTTGCCGGGCCTGCGGATAAGCAGAAGGACCAACAGACCATGATCGAAGGTATGCCCGGGGTAGAATCTGGCGCAGACCATGATCAGGATTAA